A DNA window from Phragmites australis chromosome 11, lpPhrAust1.1, whole genome shotgun sequence contains the following coding sequences:
- the LOC133884246 gene encoding casein kinase 1-like protein HD16 isoform X2, which translates to MDDVDSVVRSAEKAGAAPGDDGSTTPLPETVQIGNSPTYMLDRKLGKGGFGQVHVGRRISSPSLSDRTPGANALEVAIKFEHRTSKGCNYGAPYEWQVYNTLSGIHGVPRVHYKGKQGEYYIMIMDMLGPSLWDVWNNNSHSMSVEMVACIAIEAISILEKMHSKGYVHGDVKPENFLLGPPGTLEEKKLFLVDLGLATRWKDTGTGEHVDYDQRPDVFRGTVRYASVHAHLGRTGSRRDDLESLAYTLIFLLRGRLPWQGYQGENKGFLVCKKKMATSPESLCCFCPQPFRQFIEYVVNLKFDEEPNYAKCISLFDGIVGPNPDIRPINTDGAQKVGQKRGRLMMEDDDDDEQPKKKIRMGMPATQWISVYNARRPMKQRYHYNVADCRLAQHISKGNEDGLFISSVASCSNLWALIMDAGTGFTSQVYELSQYFLYKVSNYTGFTSQVYELSQYFLYKEWIMEQWEKNYYITALAGANNGSSLVVMSRGTQYAQQSYKVSDSFPFKWINKKWKEGFYVTAMATAGSRWAVVMSRNAGFTAQVVELDFLYPSEGIHRRWDNGYRITATAATWDQAAFILSIPKRKPADETQETLRTSAFPSQHVKEKWAKNMYLASICYGRTVS; encoded by the exons ATGGATGACGTCGACAGCGTCGTCCGGAGCGCCGAAAAGGCGGGCGCCGCCCCGGGCGACGACGGCAGCACCACGCCGCTCCCCGAGACG GTTCAAATTGGCAATTCTCCTACCTACATGCTTGATAGAAAGCTTGGAAAGGGAGGCTTCGGGCAAGTACATGTCGGTCGCCGTATTTCCTCTCCTAGTCTTAGTGACAGGACACCAGGTGCAAATGCTTTGGAG GTTGCAATAAAATTTGAACATCGAACCAGCAAAGGTTGCAATTACGGCGCTCCTTATGAGTGGCAAGTTTACAA CACTCTTAGTGGAATTCATGGTGTGCCAAGAGTACACTACAAAGGGAAGCAGGGAGAGTATTATATCATG ATTATGGATATGTTGGGACCAAGCCTCTGGGATGTTTGGAATAATAACTCCCACTC TATGTCTGTTGAAATGGTGGCTTGCATTGCTATAGAAGCGATTTCGATACTGGAGAAGATGCATTCGAAAGG GTATGTCCATGGCGATGTAAAACCTGAAAACTTTTTGCTTGGACCTCCAGGCACCCTGGAAGAGAAGAAACTTTTTCTGGTTGACCTTGGTTTAG CTACTAGATGGAAAGACACTGGTACAGGAGAGCATGTTGACTATGACCAGAGGCCCGATGTTTTTAG GGGAACTGTTCGCTATGCTAGTGTGCATGCCCACTTGGGAAGAACTGGAAGCAGGAGGGATGACCTTGAATCCCTCGCCTACACACTTATTTTTCTTCTGCGTGGTCGCCTTCCTTGGCAAGGATATCAG GGGGAGAATAAAGGTTTCCTTGTTTGCAAGAAAAAGATGGCAACTTCACCAGAATCTTTGTGTTGCTTTTGCCCTCAACCTTTCCGACAATTTATTGAGTATGTTGTGAACTTAAAGTTTGACGAAGAACCAAATTATGCAAAGTGCATTTCTCTTTTTGATGGCATTGTTGGTCCAAATCCGGACATAAGGCCAATCAACACTGATGGTGCTCAGAAG GTCGGTCAGAAGAGAGGCCGCCTTAtgatggaggatgatgatgatgatgagcaacCTAAGAAGAAGATTAGGATGGGCATGCCTGCGACCCAATGGATTAGTGTTTACAATGCCAGGCGGCCTATGAAGCAGAG GTATCACTATAATGTTGCAGATTGTAGGTTAGCACAGCACATTTCAAAAGGAAATGAGGATGGCTTGTTTATAAGCTCCGTTGCCTCTTGTTCAAATCTGTGGGCTTTGATAATGGATGCTGGCACTGGCTTTACTTCTCAAGTATATGAActttctcaatattttctttacaaGGTAAGCAATTATACTGGCTTTACTTCTCAAGTATATGAActttctcaatattttctttacaaG GAATGGATAATGGAGCAGTGGGAGAAAAACTACTATATCACTGCGCTAGCAGGTGCAAACAATGGCAGTTCACTGGTTGTCATGTCGAGAG GAACACAATATGCCCAGCAATCCTACAAAGTAAGCGACTCATTTCCCTTCAAGTGGATAAACAAAAAGTGGAAGGAGGGTTTCTATGTTACTGCTATGGCCACTGCAGGAAGCCGGTGGGCGGTGGTCATGTCCCGGAATGCTGGCTTTACTGCTCAG GTTGTGGAGCTTGACTTCTTGTATCCAAGTGAGGGTATCCATCGGCGTTGGGATAATGGATATCGCATCACTGCGACAGCAGCTACATGGGATCAGGCGGCATTTATCTTGAGCATCCCCAAAAGAAAGCCTGCTGATGAAACACAGGAAACCCTCCGAACATCTGCTTTCCCCAGTCAGCATGTGAAG GAGAAATGGGCGAAAAATATGTACTTAGCCTCCATTTGCTATGGAAGAACGGTGTCATGA
- the LOC133884246 gene encoding casein kinase 1-like protein HD16 isoform X3: MTSTASSGAPKRRAPPRATTAAPRRSPRRFKLAILLPTCLIESLEREASGKYMSVAVFPLLVLVTGHQVAIKFEHRTSKGCNYGAPYEWQVYNTLSGIHGVPRVHYKGKQGEYYIMIMDMLGPSLWDVWNNNSHSMSVEMVACIAIEAISILEKMHSKGYVHGDVKPENFLLGPPGTLEEKKLFLVDLGLATRWKDTGTGEHVDYDQRPDVFRGTVRYASVHAHLGRTGSRRDDLESLAYTLIFLLRGRLPWQGYQGENKGFLVCKKKMATSPESLCCFCPQPFRQFIEYVVNLKFDEEPNYAKCISLFDGIVGPNPDIRPINTDGAQKLIYQVGQKRGRLMMEDDDDDEQPKKKIRMGMPATQWISVYNARRPMKQRYHYNVADCRLAQHISKGNEDGLFISSVASCSNLWALIMDAGTGFTSQVYELSQYFLYKVSNYTGFTSQVYELSQYFLYKEWIMEQWEKNYYITALAGANNGSSLVVMSRGTQYAQQSYKVSDSFPFKWINKKWKEGFYVTAMATAGSRWAVVMSRNAGFTAQVVELDFLYPSEGIHRRWDNGYRITATAATWDQAAFILSIPKRKPADETQETLRTSAFPSQHVKEKWAKNMYLASICYGRTVS, from the exons ATGACGTCGACAGCGTCGTCCGGAGCGCCGAAAAGGCGGGCGCCGCCCCGGGCGACGACGGCAGCACCACGCCGCTCCCCGAGACG GTTCAAATTGGCAATTCTCCTACCTACATGCTTGATAGAAAGCTTGGAAAGGGAGGCTTCGGGCAAGTACATGTCGGTCGCCGTATTTCCTCTCCTAGTCTTAGTGACAGGACACCAG GTTGCAATAAAATTTGAACATCGAACCAGCAAAGGTTGCAATTACGGCGCTCCTTATGAGTGGCAAGTTTACAA CACTCTTAGTGGAATTCATGGTGTGCCAAGAGTACACTACAAAGGGAAGCAGGGAGAGTATTATATCATG ATTATGGATATGTTGGGACCAAGCCTCTGGGATGTTTGGAATAATAACTCCCACTC TATGTCTGTTGAAATGGTGGCTTGCATTGCTATAGAAGCGATTTCGATACTGGAGAAGATGCATTCGAAAGG GTATGTCCATGGCGATGTAAAACCTGAAAACTTTTTGCTTGGACCTCCAGGCACCCTGGAAGAGAAGAAACTTTTTCTGGTTGACCTTGGTTTAG CTACTAGATGGAAAGACACTGGTACAGGAGAGCATGTTGACTATGACCAGAGGCCCGATGTTTTTAG GGGAACTGTTCGCTATGCTAGTGTGCATGCCCACTTGGGAAGAACTGGAAGCAGGAGGGATGACCTTGAATCCCTCGCCTACACACTTATTTTTCTTCTGCGTGGTCGCCTTCCTTGGCAAGGATATCAG GGGGAGAATAAAGGTTTCCTTGTTTGCAAGAAAAAGATGGCAACTTCACCAGAATCTTTGTGTTGCTTTTGCCCTCAACCTTTCCGACAATTTATTGAGTATGTTGTGAACTTAAAGTTTGACGAAGAACCAAATTATGCAAAGTGCATTTCTCTTTTTGATGGCATTGTTGGTCCAAATCCGGACATAAGGCCAATCAACACTGATGGTGCTCAGAAG CTTATATATCAGGTCGGTCAGAAGAGAGGCCGCCTTAtgatggaggatgatgatgatgatgagcaacCTAAGAAGAAGATTAGGATGGGCATGCCTGCGACCCAATGGATTAGTGTTTACAATGCCAGGCGGCCTATGAAGCAGAG GTATCACTATAATGTTGCAGATTGTAGGTTAGCACAGCACATTTCAAAAGGAAATGAGGATGGCTTGTTTATAAGCTCCGTTGCCTCTTGTTCAAATCTGTGGGCTTTGATAATGGATGCTGGCACTGGCTTTACTTCTCAAGTATATGAActttctcaatattttctttacaaGGTAAGCAATTATACTGGCTTTACTTCTCAAGTATATGAActttctcaatattttctttacaaG GAATGGATAATGGAGCAGTGGGAGAAAAACTACTATATCACTGCGCTAGCAGGTGCAAACAATGGCAGTTCACTGGTTGTCATGTCGAGAG GAACACAATATGCCCAGCAATCCTACAAAGTAAGCGACTCATTTCCCTTCAAGTGGATAAACAAAAAGTGGAAGGAGGGTTTCTATGTTACTGCTATGGCCACTGCAGGAAGCCGGTGGGCGGTGGTCATGTCCCGGAATGCTGGCTTTACTGCTCAG GTTGTGGAGCTTGACTTCTTGTATCCAAGTGAGGGTATCCATCGGCGTTGGGATAATGGATATCGCATCACTGCGACAGCAGCTACATGGGATCAGGCGGCATTTATCTTGAGCATCCCCAAAAGAAAGCCTGCTGATGAAACACAGGAAACCCTCCGAACATCTGCTTTCCCCAGTCAGCATGTGAAG GAGAAATGGGCGAAAAATATGTACTTAGCCTCCATTTGCTATGGAAGAACGGTGTCATGA
- the LOC133884246 gene encoding casein kinase 1-like protein HD16 isoform X5: MDDVDSVVRSAEKAGAAPGDDGSTTPLPETVQIGNSPTYMLDRKLGKGGFGQVHVGRRISSPSLSDRTPGANALEVAIKFEHRTSKGCNYGAPYEWQVYNTLSGIHGVPRVHYKGKQGEYYIMIMDMLGPSLWDVWNNNSHSMSVEMVACIAIEAISILEKMHSKGYVHGDVKPENFLLGPPGTLEEKKLFLVDLGLATRWKDTGTGEHVDYDQRPDVFRGTVRYASVHAHLGRTGSRRDDLESLAYTLIFLLRGRLPWQGYQGENKGFLVCKKKMATSPESLCCFCPQPFRQFIEYVVNLKFDEEPNYAKCISLFDGIVGPNPDIRPINTDGAQKVGQKRGRLMMEDDDDDEQPKKKIRMGMPATQWISVYNARRPMKQRYHYNVADCRLAQHISKGNEDGLFISSVASCSNLWALIMDAGTGFTSQVYELSQYFLYKEWIMEQWEKNYYITALAGANNGSSLVVMSRGTQYAQQSYKVSDSFPFKWINKKWKEGFYVTAMATAGSRWAVVMSRNAGFTAQVVELDFLYPSEGIHRRWDNGYRITATAATWDQAAFILSIPKRKPADETQETLRTSAFPSQHVKEKWAKNMYLASICYGRTVS, encoded by the exons ATGGATGACGTCGACAGCGTCGTCCGGAGCGCCGAAAAGGCGGGCGCCGCCCCGGGCGACGACGGCAGCACCACGCCGCTCCCCGAGACG GTTCAAATTGGCAATTCTCCTACCTACATGCTTGATAGAAAGCTTGGAAAGGGAGGCTTCGGGCAAGTACATGTCGGTCGCCGTATTTCCTCTCCTAGTCTTAGTGACAGGACACCAGGTGCAAATGCTTTGGAG GTTGCAATAAAATTTGAACATCGAACCAGCAAAGGTTGCAATTACGGCGCTCCTTATGAGTGGCAAGTTTACAA CACTCTTAGTGGAATTCATGGTGTGCCAAGAGTACACTACAAAGGGAAGCAGGGAGAGTATTATATCATG ATTATGGATATGTTGGGACCAAGCCTCTGGGATGTTTGGAATAATAACTCCCACTC TATGTCTGTTGAAATGGTGGCTTGCATTGCTATAGAAGCGATTTCGATACTGGAGAAGATGCATTCGAAAGG GTATGTCCATGGCGATGTAAAACCTGAAAACTTTTTGCTTGGACCTCCAGGCACCCTGGAAGAGAAGAAACTTTTTCTGGTTGACCTTGGTTTAG CTACTAGATGGAAAGACACTGGTACAGGAGAGCATGTTGACTATGACCAGAGGCCCGATGTTTTTAG GGGAACTGTTCGCTATGCTAGTGTGCATGCCCACTTGGGAAGAACTGGAAGCAGGAGGGATGACCTTGAATCCCTCGCCTACACACTTATTTTTCTTCTGCGTGGTCGCCTTCCTTGGCAAGGATATCAG GGGGAGAATAAAGGTTTCCTTGTTTGCAAGAAAAAGATGGCAACTTCACCAGAATCTTTGTGTTGCTTTTGCCCTCAACCTTTCCGACAATTTATTGAGTATGTTGTGAACTTAAAGTTTGACGAAGAACCAAATTATGCAAAGTGCATTTCTCTTTTTGATGGCATTGTTGGTCCAAATCCGGACATAAGGCCAATCAACACTGATGGTGCTCAGAAG GTCGGTCAGAAGAGAGGCCGCCTTAtgatggaggatgatgatgatgatgagcaacCTAAGAAGAAGATTAGGATGGGCATGCCTGCGACCCAATGGATTAGTGTTTACAATGCCAGGCGGCCTATGAAGCAGAG GTATCACTATAATGTTGCAGATTGTAGGTTAGCACAGCACATTTCAAAAGGAAATGAGGATGGCTTGTTTATAAGCTCCGTTGCCTCTTGTTCAAATCTGTGGGCTTTGATAATGGATGCTGGCACTGGCTTTACTTCTCAAGTATATGAActttctcaatattttctttacaaG GAATGGATAATGGAGCAGTGGGAGAAAAACTACTATATCACTGCGCTAGCAGGTGCAAACAATGGCAGTTCACTGGTTGTCATGTCGAGAG GAACACAATATGCCCAGCAATCCTACAAAGTAAGCGACTCATTTCCCTTCAAGTGGATAAACAAAAAGTGGAAGGAGGGTTTCTATGTTACTGCTATGGCCACTGCAGGAAGCCGGTGGGCGGTGGTCATGTCCCGGAATGCTGGCTTTACTGCTCAG GTTGTGGAGCTTGACTTCTTGTATCCAAGTGAGGGTATCCATCGGCGTTGGGATAATGGATATCGCATCACTGCGACAGCAGCTACATGGGATCAGGCGGCATTTATCTTGAGCATCCCCAAAAGAAAGCCTGCTGATGAAACACAGGAAACCCTCCGAACATCTGCTTTCCCCAGTCAGCATGTGAAG GAGAAATGGGCGAAAAATATGTACTTAGCCTCCATTTGCTATGGAAGAACGGTGTCATGA
- the LOC133884246 gene encoding casein kinase 1-like protein HD16 isoform X1 yields MDDVDSVVRSAEKAGAAPGDDGSTTPLPETVQIGNSPTYMLDRKLGKGGFGQVHVGRRISSPSLSDRTPGANALEVAIKFEHRTSKGCNYGAPYEWQVYNTLSGIHGVPRVHYKGKQGEYYIMIMDMLGPSLWDVWNNNSHSMSVEMVACIAIEAISILEKMHSKGYVHGDVKPENFLLGPPGTLEEKKLFLVDLGLATRWKDTGTGEHVDYDQRPDVFRGTVRYASVHAHLGRTGSRRDDLESLAYTLIFLLRGRLPWQGYQGENKGFLVCKKKMATSPESLCCFCPQPFRQFIEYVVNLKFDEEPNYAKCISLFDGIVGPNPDIRPINTDGAQKLIYQVGQKRGRLMMEDDDDDEQPKKKIRMGMPATQWISVYNARRPMKQRYHYNVADCRLAQHISKGNEDGLFISSVASCSNLWALIMDAGTGFTSQVYELSQYFLYKVSNYTGFTSQVYELSQYFLYKEWIMEQWEKNYYITALAGANNGSSLVVMSRGTQYAQQSYKVSDSFPFKWINKKWKEGFYVTAMATAGSRWAVVMSRNAGFTAQVVELDFLYPSEGIHRRWDNGYRITATAATWDQAAFILSIPKRKPADETQETLRTSAFPSQHVKEKWAKNMYLASICYGRTVS; encoded by the exons ATGGATGACGTCGACAGCGTCGTCCGGAGCGCCGAAAAGGCGGGCGCCGCCCCGGGCGACGACGGCAGCACCACGCCGCTCCCCGAGACG GTTCAAATTGGCAATTCTCCTACCTACATGCTTGATAGAAAGCTTGGAAAGGGAGGCTTCGGGCAAGTACATGTCGGTCGCCGTATTTCCTCTCCTAGTCTTAGTGACAGGACACCAGGTGCAAATGCTTTGGAG GTTGCAATAAAATTTGAACATCGAACCAGCAAAGGTTGCAATTACGGCGCTCCTTATGAGTGGCAAGTTTACAA CACTCTTAGTGGAATTCATGGTGTGCCAAGAGTACACTACAAAGGGAAGCAGGGAGAGTATTATATCATG ATTATGGATATGTTGGGACCAAGCCTCTGGGATGTTTGGAATAATAACTCCCACTC TATGTCTGTTGAAATGGTGGCTTGCATTGCTATAGAAGCGATTTCGATACTGGAGAAGATGCATTCGAAAGG GTATGTCCATGGCGATGTAAAACCTGAAAACTTTTTGCTTGGACCTCCAGGCACCCTGGAAGAGAAGAAACTTTTTCTGGTTGACCTTGGTTTAG CTACTAGATGGAAAGACACTGGTACAGGAGAGCATGTTGACTATGACCAGAGGCCCGATGTTTTTAG GGGAACTGTTCGCTATGCTAGTGTGCATGCCCACTTGGGAAGAACTGGAAGCAGGAGGGATGACCTTGAATCCCTCGCCTACACACTTATTTTTCTTCTGCGTGGTCGCCTTCCTTGGCAAGGATATCAG GGGGAGAATAAAGGTTTCCTTGTTTGCAAGAAAAAGATGGCAACTTCACCAGAATCTTTGTGTTGCTTTTGCCCTCAACCTTTCCGACAATTTATTGAGTATGTTGTGAACTTAAAGTTTGACGAAGAACCAAATTATGCAAAGTGCATTTCTCTTTTTGATGGCATTGTTGGTCCAAATCCGGACATAAGGCCAATCAACACTGATGGTGCTCAGAAG CTTATATATCAGGTCGGTCAGAAGAGAGGCCGCCTTAtgatggaggatgatgatgatgatgagcaacCTAAGAAGAAGATTAGGATGGGCATGCCTGCGACCCAATGGATTAGTGTTTACAATGCCAGGCGGCCTATGAAGCAGAG GTATCACTATAATGTTGCAGATTGTAGGTTAGCACAGCACATTTCAAAAGGAAATGAGGATGGCTTGTTTATAAGCTCCGTTGCCTCTTGTTCAAATCTGTGGGCTTTGATAATGGATGCTGGCACTGGCTTTACTTCTCAAGTATATGAActttctcaatattttctttacaaGGTAAGCAATTATACTGGCTTTACTTCTCAAGTATATGAActttctcaatattttctttacaaG GAATGGATAATGGAGCAGTGGGAGAAAAACTACTATATCACTGCGCTAGCAGGTGCAAACAATGGCAGTTCACTGGTTGTCATGTCGAGAG GAACACAATATGCCCAGCAATCCTACAAAGTAAGCGACTCATTTCCCTTCAAGTGGATAAACAAAAAGTGGAAGGAGGGTTTCTATGTTACTGCTATGGCCACTGCAGGAAGCCGGTGGGCGGTGGTCATGTCCCGGAATGCTGGCTTTACTGCTCAG GTTGTGGAGCTTGACTTCTTGTATCCAAGTGAGGGTATCCATCGGCGTTGGGATAATGGATATCGCATCACTGCGACAGCAGCTACATGGGATCAGGCGGCATTTATCTTGAGCATCCCCAAAAGAAAGCCTGCTGATGAAACACAGGAAACCCTCCGAACATCTGCTTTCCCCAGTCAGCATGTGAAG GAGAAATGGGCGAAAAATATGTACTTAGCCTCCATTTGCTATGGAAGAACGGTGTCATGA
- the LOC133884246 gene encoding casein kinase 1-like protein HD16 isoform X4, whose translation MDDVDSVVRSAEKAGAAPGDDGSTTPLPETVQIGNSPTYMLDRKLGKGGFGQVHVGRRISSPSLSDRTPGANALEVAIKFEHRTSKGCNYGAPYEWQVYNTLSGIHGVPRVHYKGKQGEYYIMIMDMLGPSLWDVWNNNSHSMSVEMVACIAIEAISILEKMHSKGYVHGDVKPENFLLGPPGTLEEKKLFLVDLGLATRWKDTGTGEHVDYDQRPDVFRGTVRYASVHAHLGRTGSRRDDLESLAYTLIFLLRGRLPWQGYQGENKGFLVCKKKMATSPESLCCFCPQPFRQFIEYVVNLKFDEEPNYAKCISLFDGIVGPNPDIRPINTDGAQKLIYQVGQKRGRLMMEDDDDDEQPKKKIRMGMPATQWISVYNARRPMKQRYHYNVADCRLAQHISKGNEDGLFISSVASCSNLWALIMDAGTGFTSQVYELSQYFLYKEWIMEQWEKNYYITALAGANNGSSLVVMSRGTQYAQQSYKVSDSFPFKWINKKWKEGFYVTAMATAGSRWAVVMSRNAGFTAQVVELDFLYPSEGIHRRWDNGYRITATAATWDQAAFILSIPKRKPADETQETLRTSAFPSQHVKEKWAKNMYLASICYGRTVS comes from the exons ATGGATGACGTCGACAGCGTCGTCCGGAGCGCCGAAAAGGCGGGCGCCGCCCCGGGCGACGACGGCAGCACCACGCCGCTCCCCGAGACG GTTCAAATTGGCAATTCTCCTACCTACATGCTTGATAGAAAGCTTGGAAAGGGAGGCTTCGGGCAAGTACATGTCGGTCGCCGTATTTCCTCTCCTAGTCTTAGTGACAGGACACCAGGTGCAAATGCTTTGGAG GTTGCAATAAAATTTGAACATCGAACCAGCAAAGGTTGCAATTACGGCGCTCCTTATGAGTGGCAAGTTTACAA CACTCTTAGTGGAATTCATGGTGTGCCAAGAGTACACTACAAAGGGAAGCAGGGAGAGTATTATATCATG ATTATGGATATGTTGGGACCAAGCCTCTGGGATGTTTGGAATAATAACTCCCACTC TATGTCTGTTGAAATGGTGGCTTGCATTGCTATAGAAGCGATTTCGATACTGGAGAAGATGCATTCGAAAGG GTATGTCCATGGCGATGTAAAACCTGAAAACTTTTTGCTTGGACCTCCAGGCACCCTGGAAGAGAAGAAACTTTTTCTGGTTGACCTTGGTTTAG CTACTAGATGGAAAGACACTGGTACAGGAGAGCATGTTGACTATGACCAGAGGCCCGATGTTTTTAG GGGAACTGTTCGCTATGCTAGTGTGCATGCCCACTTGGGAAGAACTGGAAGCAGGAGGGATGACCTTGAATCCCTCGCCTACACACTTATTTTTCTTCTGCGTGGTCGCCTTCCTTGGCAAGGATATCAG GGGGAGAATAAAGGTTTCCTTGTTTGCAAGAAAAAGATGGCAACTTCACCAGAATCTTTGTGTTGCTTTTGCCCTCAACCTTTCCGACAATTTATTGAGTATGTTGTGAACTTAAAGTTTGACGAAGAACCAAATTATGCAAAGTGCATTTCTCTTTTTGATGGCATTGTTGGTCCAAATCCGGACATAAGGCCAATCAACACTGATGGTGCTCAGAAG CTTATATATCAGGTCGGTCAGAAGAGAGGCCGCCTTAtgatggaggatgatgatgatgatgagcaacCTAAGAAGAAGATTAGGATGGGCATGCCTGCGACCCAATGGATTAGTGTTTACAATGCCAGGCGGCCTATGAAGCAGAG GTATCACTATAATGTTGCAGATTGTAGGTTAGCACAGCACATTTCAAAAGGAAATGAGGATGGCTTGTTTATAAGCTCCGTTGCCTCTTGTTCAAATCTGTGGGCTTTGATAATGGATGCTGGCACTGGCTTTACTTCTCAAGTATATGAActttctcaatattttctttacaaG GAATGGATAATGGAGCAGTGGGAGAAAAACTACTATATCACTGCGCTAGCAGGTGCAAACAATGGCAGTTCACTGGTTGTCATGTCGAGAG GAACACAATATGCCCAGCAATCCTACAAAGTAAGCGACTCATTTCCCTTCAAGTGGATAAACAAAAAGTGGAAGGAGGGTTTCTATGTTACTGCTATGGCCACTGCAGGAAGCCGGTGGGCGGTGGTCATGTCCCGGAATGCTGGCTTTACTGCTCAG GTTGTGGAGCTTGACTTCTTGTATCCAAGTGAGGGTATCCATCGGCGTTGGGATAATGGATATCGCATCACTGCGACAGCAGCTACATGGGATCAGGCGGCATTTATCTTGAGCATCCCCAAAAGAAAGCCTGCTGATGAAACACAGGAAACCCTCCGAACATCTGCTTTCCCCAGTCAGCATGTGAAG GAGAAATGGGCGAAAAATATGTACTTAGCCTCCATTTGCTATGGAAGAACGGTGTCATGA
- the LOC133884246 gene encoding casein kinase 1-like protein HD16 isoform X6, protein MQIMDMLGPSLWDVWNNNSHSMSVEMVACIAIEAISILEKMHSKGYVHGDVKPENFLLGPPGTLEEKKLFLVDLGLATRWKDTGTGEHVDYDQRPDVFRGTVRYASVHAHLGRTGSRRDDLESLAYTLIFLLRGRLPWQGYQGENKGFLVCKKKMATSPESLCCFCPQPFRQFIEYVVNLKFDEEPNYAKCISLFDGIVGPNPDIRPINTDGAQKLIYQVGQKRGRLMMEDDDDDEQPKKKIRMGMPATQWISVYNARRPMKQRYHYNVADCRLAQHISKGNEDGLFISSVASCSNLWALIMDAGTGFTSQVYELSQYFLYKVSNYTGFTSQVYELSQYFLYKEWIMEQWEKNYYITALAGANNGSSLVVMSRGTQYAQQSYKVSDSFPFKWINKKWKEGFYVTAMATAGSRWAVVMSRNAGFTAQVVELDFLYPSEGIHRRWDNGYRITATAATWDQAAFILSIPKRKPADETQETLRTSAFPSQHVKEKWAKNMYLASICYGRTVS, encoded by the exons ATGCAGATTATGGATATGTTGGGACCAAGCCTCTGGGATGTTTGGAATAATAACTCCCACTC TATGTCTGTTGAAATGGTGGCTTGCATTGCTATAGAAGCGATTTCGATACTGGAGAAGATGCATTCGAAAGG GTATGTCCATGGCGATGTAAAACCTGAAAACTTTTTGCTTGGACCTCCAGGCACCCTGGAAGAGAAGAAACTTTTTCTGGTTGACCTTGGTTTAG CTACTAGATGGAAAGACACTGGTACAGGAGAGCATGTTGACTATGACCAGAGGCCCGATGTTTTTAG GGGAACTGTTCGCTATGCTAGTGTGCATGCCCACTTGGGAAGAACTGGAAGCAGGAGGGATGACCTTGAATCCCTCGCCTACACACTTATTTTTCTTCTGCGTGGTCGCCTTCCTTGGCAAGGATATCAG GGGGAGAATAAAGGTTTCCTTGTTTGCAAGAAAAAGATGGCAACTTCACCAGAATCTTTGTGTTGCTTTTGCCCTCAACCTTTCCGACAATTTATTGAGTATGTTGTGAACTTAAAGTTTGACGAAGAACCAAATTATGCAAAGTGCATTTCTCTTTTTGATGGCATTGTTGGTCCAAATCCGGACATAAGGCCAATCAACACTGATGGTGCTCAGAAG CTTATATATCAGGTCGGTCAGAAGAGAGGCCGCCTTAtgatggaggatgatgatgatgatgagcaacCTAAGAAGAAGATTAGGATGGGCATGCCTGCGACCCAATGGATTAGTGTTTACAATGCCAGGCGGCCTATGAAGCAGAG GTATCACTATAATGTTGCAGATTGTAGGTTAGCACAGCACATTTCAAAAGGAAATGAGGATGGCTTGTTTATAAGCTCCGTTGCCTCTTGTTCAAATCTGTGGGCTTTGATAATGGATGCTGGCACTGGCTTTACTTCTCAAGTATATGAActttctcaatattttctttacaaGGTAAGCAATTATACTGGCTTTACTTCTCAAGTATATGAActttctcaatattttctttacaaG GAATGGATAATGGAGCAGTGGGAGAAAAACTACTATATCACTGCGCTAGCAGGTGCAAACAATGGCAGTTCACTGGTTGTCATGTCGAGAG GAACACAATATGCCCAGCAATCCTACAAAGTAAGCGACTCATTTCCCTTCAAGTGGATAAACAAAAAGTGGAAGGAGGGTTTCTATGTTACTGCTATGGCCACTGCAGGAAGCCGGTGGGCGGTGGTCATGTCCCGGAATGCTGGCTTTACTGCTCAG GTTGTGGAGCTTGACTTCTTGTATCCAAGTGAGGGTATCCATCGGCGTTGGGATAATGGATATCGCATCACTGCGACAGCAGCTACATGGGATCAGGCGGCATTTATCTTGAGCATCCCCAAAAGAAAGCCTGCTGATGAAACACAGGAAACCCTCCGAACATCTGCTTTCCCCAGTCAGCATGTGAAG GAGAAATGGGCGAAAAATATGTACTTAGCCTCCATTTGCTATGGAAGAACGGTGTCATGA